TACCGGTAAACTTGGCCTTCTGCACTAAGCTGCTTAGACACGGCGTCAGGTCTTTCCTAAAAATCGCGTTTCCACTGCTTCTTCATATCCTTTCCTTACACGGTAAGCCTTGGCATATGGGCGTGAACTGACAGCGTCGTGTAAGCCATCGCCAATAAAATGAAGCGCTACGCCGTCATCTGCGGCGAGCCCAGGCTTGATCTGCTCTTGCTGGAGCAGCCGCTGGAACACCGGGCGTCGGTCTACTTCCCCGTCGTAATGAGGGCAATTGCTGCCGGACAGAAGCCCTAGACAAGCCAATGGGTGAAGCTCTTCGCCATAAGAATCAGTCACGCCTTGTTCGAACCAGCAAATTGATCCCGCACTAATGCCTGCCAGGATGATTCCTTGATTCCAGGCTTTTTCGATAATCCGGTCCAAGCCCCACTCCCGCCACAGCGCAAGCAGATTTTTCGTATTGCCCCCGCCGACATACAGAATATCTTGTGATAACACAAACTCTTCGAGCGCCTGTGCGGGCGGCTTGAACAACGATAGATGCGTCGGCTCACAGTTTTGCTGCTTGAAGAAATCGTAGAAGCGTGCGATATAGCTGTCCGCGTCCCCACTCGCCGTCGGGATAAAGCAGATTTTCGGTGTTTTTTCCGGTGATTGTTCTAGTATGTATAAGTCGAGCAGGGGATTGTCTGGCTCCATCGAGAAGCCGCCGCCGCCGAGTGCGATAATTTGTTTCATTAGGTTTCCTCCTGGCATTTGTAGGTGTCTAGTTTTCTTCATTCAAGCGCTGTAGTTCTCCTGCCACTTCCTTCGGTTTTACTCGGATAGTTTGCAAATCTTCCAGCCTGACCCATACGCCCTTCTTCAATGAGTACGACCGACCCTCTACTCCCCATACAATTCTTTCTCTTTTTGTTTGCTTAACCGAATGTAGTATGGAAACAACACGATCAGCAACAGCCCAATCGTCCCGCTCATATACCCGAGACCCATTAAAAACCCGCCATTCTCAAACGACACATATTGTCGTTCACCACAAGTCGCACAGGTTTTGCCGTCCTTTGCCATGCCTAGTTTCCAGACGTCTTTCGCTTTCCATTTGGTTCCACAATTTGTGCAATGCGCCATACGTTTCACCCTTCCTTCATTTGCTTTCTTTTATTAAATCATAAAGCCTTCACTTGTCTTGTGCTTCTCAATGCCTTTGATTATGTTACGCTCGTTTCCGGTAATGGTTTCACAATCACCTCAGAAATCCCCACTAAAAAGCCACCAGAAATTTCCTGGCGGCTTTTGTGCATAGTAATGAAATTTATTCACTGATAAACAAAAACACTTGCTTGTCTTCCTGTCCTGCTTCTCTGGCAAAACGGTCGGTATAATCCAACCATTTCGCGCGTTCTTGGCGGGCTTCGATTTTGTCGCCGAGTTCCGCTTCGATGTGTTGCATCATAACGGAGACTTCTTTAAACGAACGATTAAAACGGTAGGCCGCCTGTTCAAACGGCGAGTGGAGGACTAGCAACTGGCGAAACTCTTCGACCGTCGCCGCTTGTTCAGCCAGCTCATCTTCCAGCTCGGTGATAAAGCGGTACAATTGTCGCTGCTCTTCTCCTAGTTTCGCTACTTCGCTTTTTAATAAATAGGCAATCATTCCGTCGTTCATTGCCTCCACCCCTCTTTCACGATATTACCAGCTTGATTTTTTGACGCCGGGAATCTGCCCTTTATGTGCAAGGTCGCGGAATGCGATGCGGGACATGCCGAATTTGCGCATGAAGCCACGCGGGCGTCCAGTTACTTCACAGCGGTTTTTCAAGCGGGTCGGCGACGAGTCTTTTGGCAGTTTCGCCAATGCTTCGCGATCGCCTTGCGCTTTCAGTTCTTTGCGGAGTTCCGCATAGCGCGCCACCATTTCACGTTGTTTTTTATCGCGTGCGACTTTTGATTTCTTGGCCATCGATAGGCTCCTCTCTATTATGCAATAATTTTCGGTAGATTACTTTGTTTCGCGGTGCAAAGTCACTTTTTTCAAGCGCGGGCAATACTTCTTCAATTCGATGCGCTCCGGGTTATTGCGCTTGTTTTTCGTCGTCGAATAATTGCGGTCGCCTGTTTCGGTGCAGGCCAGTGTAATGTTCACTCTCATATTAAGTTCCTCCTCATTAATGAATAGTTGATGTAGCCGGCAGTGGATCGTTAAATCGGCTCCAATCCTCAGTCAGCTCTGATTCTGTCAGCAAGCAG
This is a stretch of genomic DNA from Planococcus maritimus. It encodes these proteins:
- a CDS encoding peptidase E, producing the protein MKQIIALGGGGFSMEPDNPLLDLYILEQSPEKTPKICFIPTASGDADSYIARFYDFFKQQNCEPTHLSLFKPPAQALEEFVLSQDILYVGGGNTKNLLALWREWGLDRIIEKAWNQGIILAGISAGSICWFEQGVTDSYGEELHPLACLGLLSGSNCPHYDGEVDRRPVFQRLLQQEQIKPGLAADDGVALHFIGDGLHDAVSSRPYAKAYRVRKGYEEAVETRFLGKT
- the rpsN gene encoding 30S ribosomal protein S14 translates to MAKKSKVARDKKQREMVARYAELRKELKAQGDREALAKLPKDSSPTRLKNRCEVTGRPRGFMRKFGMSRIAFRDLAHKGQIPGVKKSSW
- the rpmG gene encoding 50S ribosomal protein L33; its protein translation is MRVNITLACTETGDRNYSTTKNKRNNPERIELKKYCPRLKKVTLHRETK